A genomic window from Streptomyces sp. HUAS YS2 includes:
- the mscL gene encoding large conductance mechanosensitive channel protein MscL — protein sequence MSQKKESVLDGFKAFLMRGNVIDLAVAVVIGAAFTNIVNSVVKGVINPLVGAFGTKDLESYKSCLKGPCVVDDAGNVVSGIPIMWGTVLSAVLSFVITAAVVYFLMVLPMARVLAKRAAHDRAKEGVEETLEVSELEVLKEIRDHLISQRDGGHDSAARNTP from the coding sequence GTGAGTCAGAAGAAGGAAAGCGTGCTGGACGGCTTCAAGGCCTTCCTGATGCGCGGGAACGTGATCGACCTGGCCGTCGCGGTGGTCATCGGCGCCGCGTTCACGAACATCGTGAACTCGGTCGTGAAGGGCGTCATCAACCCGCTGGTCGGCGCTTTCGGAACCAAGGACCTGGAGAGCTACAAGTCCTGCCTCAAGGGCCCCTGTGTGGTGGACGACGCGGGGAACGTCGTCTCGGGCATCCCGATCATGTGGGGCACGGTTCTGAGCGCCGTGCTGAGCTTCGTGATCACCGCCGCCGTCGTCTACTTCCTCATGGTCCTGCCGATGGCGAGGGTCCTCGCCAAGCGGGCCGCGCACGACAGGGCGAAGGAGGGCGTCGAGGAGACCCTGGAGGTCAGCGAGCTGGAGGTGCTCAAGGAGATCCGCGACCACCTCATCTCGCAGCGCGATGGCGGTCACGACTCCGCGGCGCGCAACACCCCCTAG